In the genome of Microbacterium paraoxydans, the window GGCACGGGGGAACACGAGCTGCTCCACCTCGTCGAGCGTGCGGGTGGTCTCGGACCACAGCGGCGCCTCGATCCCCAGGATCGCCTCGTCCGGCACGGCGAGCACGGCGGTCGGCTCCCACTCGTACGCGCGACGGACGTCGATGATCGCGGCCCAGGTGAGGCCGAGCGGGAATTCGGCGGTGTACTTCATGTCGAGGTATGTCGCATCCGCCGCCGACATGATCAGGGCTCCGCCGCGCTCGACGAAGTGCGCGGCCTCCTCGGCATGCGTGCCCGTCGGCGTCGTCATGCCCCAGTACTGGCCGATCGTGCCGCGGGCGATGCCGGCTGCCGACCCCATCTCGTGCCACGCGACCGGGGTCTTGCCCTCCTCGACGACGATCGCCGTCGCGCGCTCCGCGAAGAGGTCGAAGTCGGCCTGGGGCGTGCCGAGGGACTCGTCGCCCCCGATGTGGATGTAGGGCCCCGGGGTCATCTCGGCGAGCTCGCGGACGACGTCGCGGACGAACCGGTACGTCTCCTCCTCGTGGATGCGCACGCTGGAGTGCCCGACGCCCCAGCCCAGGTAGGGCTCTCCGGCCACGGGGAGCGGCTGGCCGAGCTGCTCGGACTGGGTGACCAGCGCGTCGTTCAGGACCGGGGCCTCGACCAACTCCGGGTAAGCCACGCCGATCGCGTGGGTGTGGCCGGGAAGGTCGACCTCAGGGATCACGATCATGTGGCGTGCGGCCGCGTACGCCACGATCTCGCGGTAGTCGTCCTTGGTGTAGAAGCCGCCGGGGGCGCCGTCGGCCGCGGTGGCGGCGGCCCGCTCGGTGAGCAGCGGCCACGAGTCGATGTGCACGCGCCAGCCCTGGTCGTCGGTGAGGTGCAGGTGCAGGTGGTTGAACTTCAGCGCGCTCGTGCTGTCGATGAACCGCTTCACGTCCTCGACGCCGAAGAAGTGCCGCGCCACATCGAGCATCACGCCGCGGCGGGCGAAGCGCGGGGCGTCCGCGATGTCGGCGCGGAGCAGCGCCCAGCCCGCGTCGTCTTCCCGAAGCAGCTGCAGCAGCGTCTGGACCCCGTAGAAGAGCCCCGCCTCGTCGGCGCCGATGAGGATGGCGCGGTCGCCGACCTCGAGCGTGTAGCCCTCCGGCGCGGACGACGCCGCGTCGACGAAGAGCTCGATCTCGGCGGGGCCGGAGTCCACCTCGGTGAGGCGGAGGCCGGTGCGGCGTTCGACGGCGTCGATCAGCTGTCCGGCGGCGGGGGAGGAGCCGAGCACGCGCGTCGTCGCGGCGAGCGGCAGACGTCCCTCCCTGGCCTTCGCGGACACCGGAGCGGGAACGAGGGGCAGATCAAGAGGTAGGACCATGAACAAAACCTAGCCGTCGGATCGCCGCAAGGGAACAGGGGGGTCGAAACGATTCTGCGGACGGCGGGCACGGTGCCCGAAACGGCCGCGTGCGCGGGGTCGCGCATCGGCTATGCTCGTAACCGTCGCGACTGGCGTCTGGGTGGACAACCACCGGGGAGCGACTGACCACGGAATTCGACCGCGCGCCTGGGCCGATAGGAACACCCTTTTCGAATCCGTCGTCAAAAGGAGCACGTCATGACCGACCGTTACTTCAACGCCCCGCTTTCCGAGGTCGACCCGGAGATCGCCGAGGTCCTCGATCGCGAGCTGAAGCGCCAGCAGACCTTCCTCGAGATGATCGCCTCGGAGAACTTCGTCCCCGTGTCGGTCCTGCAGTCGCAGGGCTCGGTGCTCACCAACAAGTACGCCGAGGGCTACCCCGGCCGCCGCTACTACGGCGGCTGCGAGGAGGTCGACGTCGCGGAGGAGCTCGCGATCTCCCGCGCCAAGAGCCTGTTCGGCGCGGAGTTCGCGAACGTCCAGCCGCACTCCGGTGCGTCCGCGAACGCCGCTGTGCTGCACGCGATCGCCCGCCCCGGCGACACCCTGCTCG includes:
- a CDS encoding family 20 glycosylhydrolase, with the protein product MVLPLDLPLVPAPVSAKAREGRLPLAATTRVLGSSPAAGQLIDAVERRTGLRLTEVDSGPAEIELFVDAASSAPEGYTLEVGDRAILIGADEAGLFYGVQTLLQLLREDDAGWALLRADIADAPRFARRGVMLDVARHFFGVEDVKRFIDSTSALKFNHLHLHLTDDQGWRVHIDSWPLLTERAAATAADGAPGGFYTKDDYREIVAYAAARHMIVIPEVDLPGHTHAIGVAYPELVEAPVLNDALVTQSEQLGQPLPVAGEPYLGWGVGHSSVRIHEEETYRFVRDVVRELAEMTPGPYIHIGGDESLGTPQADFDLFAERATAIVVEEGKTPVAWHEMGSAAGIARGTIGQYWGMTTPTGTHAEEAAHFVERGGALIMSAADATYLDMKYTAEFPLGLTWAAIIDVRRAYEWEPTAVLAVPDEAILGIEAPLWSETTRTLDEVEQLVFPRAAAQAEVAWSPREGVGRTWESFRARVGALAPLWKAEGVDFHPAPEIPWSAR